Genomic DNA from Paucilactobacillus hokkaidonensis JCM 18461:
TATCGAAGAAAAATCAACACTCTTTTTACGTGCAGGTGTGGGACTCATTCCTGATAAAACCATGTCAACTTTGCCAGTTTCAAGTGCAACCAACAATGAATCAAAACTCATTTTTTTGATTACTAGCTTGACACCTAGATCTTTTGCAATTTGTTTACCAATTTCAACATCCATTCCAACAATCCGTTCATGACCATGTCGATTCACCTGAAACTCATATGGTGGATAATTGGGACTCATTCCTACTACCAGGGCCTTTTTATCCTGAACCTTAGCCAATGAATCATCGTTTGTTGCTGCATGAGCTGTAACATTGCCTAAAGCACCAATCATGCTGACAATCAAAACTATTATTGCTAATCCTTGATATACTCGTTTCATTTAAACCCCTCCTCGATTGATTTCAATACATTTTATCATACAACATCATGGTTATTTATACAATATAATCTGAACAATTGAATAAAAATAATCAGTTTAGCCTACACTACTTATCTGTGATCAGTTGCATCCGAATTTGAAACGTGTTCCCAGCCACAAAAACTTCCATGTAACAATAAAACTGGCAACATGATTCACAGACCGAATCATATTGCCAATTTTACCGTTACATTCCAGTTTCTGAACGTGGCTGATCGCACTCTATTTTTGAAACGTGTTCGCAGAAGTAGGGATCTAGGGCTAAACCAAAAATAGCAATCAATAAATTCATAAACCGAATTTATCAATCGCTATTTCTGGCTTAGCCTACGATCTCTGAGCGTTCCTGCTCACACTCTCTATACTAACGTATCAACCTTTTTATTCATTTTAATCTCATAATGTCTCAATATTCTTGAAATTGTAAATGTCAAAATGAAGTACAGCACCATTGTAATGAAGATCGGTATTACTCCACGATAAGTATCGGCTTGAACAATCTTCAACTGATAAATCATATCTGACACACCGATGATTGAAACAATTGAAGTTTCCTTAATTAAGGAAACAAATTCATTACCCAATGCTGGCCAGATATTCCGGATTGCTTGTGGTAACACAACACTGTACATTGTATCATGTGCATTCATTCCGAGACTCCGTGCCGCTTCCTTTTGTCCTTTATCAATAGATATAATGCCACCACGAATAACTTCACAGACATACGCACCACTATTTAACGACACAGCGATAATACCAGAAAGCAATGCCGGGATATTAACGATCACTCCCAAACCAAAGTAGACAAATAAAATCTGGACCATCAATGGCGTACCACGGACAAATTCAACATACGCAGTTCCTAACCACTTTAATATTCTTAATTTTGATAAACGCATGAAAGCTAATAAAATACCTAGAATAAATCCAGCAACAACTGAAACCGCACTGACTCCAATTGTGTATTCAACCCCTGTAGCAAAGTACTTCCAGTAGTGCCACATTGATGTATTTGCTGTATTAACCTTCATATAAGAACCAGCGGTCTTCAAATACTTCTTTTCTACCAAATTTTGAGACTTGATGGAATCAATTGATTTATTAACTTGTGTGCGCAATGAGGTTGATCCTTTTGCAAGAGCAACCACATCACTGGTTTCTGATGAACCAAGCTTAAACTTACCATCTTTAGCAACAATACTAGAATCATTTTTAGCATACGCTTCGGCAGTTGGCTGATCTAATACAACCCCATCTACTTTATGGGTCTTAAGGGCAATAACAAGGTCAGAAACTTGTTCCATTCCTTTAACCTTTGCATTTTTAGCTTGTTTTTTAGCAATATTATATGGTAATGATCCAGTTTGAGCGCCCAGTGTTTTACCACTAAAAGATGTCATGTCTTTGTAAACACCTTTGTCTGCTTTATTAACGAGGATGTACTGACCGGCTTTATAATATGACTTGGAGAAATCAACACTCTTTGCCCGCTTGGCAGTTGGATTAACTCCAGAAATAACCATGTCGACTTTACCTGTTTGCAAAGCGACTAGTAACGAATCAAACGACATTTTTTTGATAACCAACTTAACGCCCATATCTTTGGCAATCTTTTTGGCAATCTCAACATCCATCCCGACAACCTTACCCTTTGCCATAAATTCATATGGTGGATAATCAGGACTGGTTCCTAAGACAATTTCGCCTTTTTGCTTAATCTTGGCTAACGAATCTTCTTGCCCAGTCGTAATTGCACTAGATGATGACGAGCTAGCCTGGCTTGAAGAATTGGATTCATTAGTCGCAGCATTAGCTGAGCCAGATAATATTGGTAGAACTAGCAACACACTCAACAAGGCGAGTGTCAGTCCTTTTAATACTTTTTTGATCATTTTTACTTCCTCCACTTTAAAAGTCAACGCTTTCTAGTATACTCAATGGTGTTTATTTATGCAATACAATGAAGGAAAGTGAATAAAGCTTATTTTATACACGGGTTTGGGCTAATTAATTTCAAAACTAGGCTCATTTTTTTATAGATGAAAAGCGTAAACGGTCGCAACGTCCTAATGTGTAAGAAAAGGATAAAGATACAGATCCGTTTTTCGAATCAGTATCTTTATCCTTTTCTTACACCACGGACATTTACCGTGGCTGTTTACGCTCTGCAATAATAACCGTGCCCACACCGTTATTTTAATTTCTGTTCCAATTATTATGCATTTTGAATTGATTATTCAGTTTTGCTAGTTGCCCGGTGAACTCTTTTTGATAATCATTAATTTCACTATCTCGGCCAACTGTATAATCAACCTGCTCACCATGTTCACCAATATCGAGACCTTCTAATTCCTCCACCTCTGTAACTCGCATTGGTACTACCGCTTTCAATGCAACAACAATAATTGCCACCATAACACTGACAAAAATGATTGTTACTACTGTTGCCAACAGCTGCACACCGAATAAATGCCAACCACCACCATAAAATAATCCACTCTCAGCAATACCAGAATTAACCGATTTTGTTGCCAATAATCCTGTCGCCAGGCTGCCGATAATGCCGCTGACTCCATGACAACCAAATGCATCTAAGGCATCATCAATTCCCAATTTAGGTTTTAAAACATTAACGAACAAATAACTAGCAAATGTAGCGACAATCCCGATCCAAAAAGCCCCTGCAATTGTAACGTACCCAGCAGCTGGAGTGATCCCAACTAACCCACACAACGTTCCGGTACAAGTACCCACTAAGGTCGGTTTACCAGTACGAAACATATCAATTAATAACCAGGTAATCATCGCGCTAGCTGTGGCAACGGTGGTCGTCATCGTAGCTTGCACAGCAATATTATTAATTGCCAATGCACTCCCAGCATTAAACCCATACCAGCCAATCCATAAAATTGCTGTTCCAAGTAATACCCAGGGAAGATTGTAGTGTTTCGTTGTTTTCTCATAACTTAACCGGTGTCCGAGAAACATTGATAATACTAATGCTGTAACCCCAGCATCAATATGGACAACCGTTCCGCCGGCAAAATCCATTGTACCAATGCTGGCTAATATCCCATGTGGACTCCAAACCATATGAACCATCGGATAATAGACCAAGATTGACCAGAAAACAATGAACAGCAGCAAAAACTTAAATCGCATCCGGCCAACAACTGCCCCTACAAATAATGCCGGTGTAATAATCGCAAACATCATTTGAAAAATCGAGTACAATCCGACCGGAATCTTGGTAGCAGTTAAACTGGTTAAATTTATCCCTTGATGAAAGAAATGATGCAAGTTTCCAACAATGCCAGCGTAATTACCACTAAATGAAAGTGTATATCCAAATGCAATCCATAGGAGAATCGCTAATCCACAGATAAAGAAGACCGATAACATCGTATTAACAACATTTCGTTTCGAGACTAGGCCACCATAGAAAAACGCCAAACCAGGTGTCATAAACAACACTAAAATACTCGCAATAACCAAAAAAGATGTGTTTGCTGCGTTCATAGATCCCGCTCCCTTATACAAATTAGATTTAATGTAAGGAAATATAACATCAAATTTCAAGATAGTCAAATTTTTATTTTGTTTTTTACAGTTTTAAATTTAAATCAGCACCGCTACCATTGCTATGGTAGTATTTATTCAAGTGTTATGTTTTATAACATATACAAAAAGACCTCAACTATTTAAGAGTTAAGATCCCAAAATTAATTAATATTTTAAATTTTCACAATCCGATAAAATGGGCAAATGTTGGTACGATCAAATCAACAACCACCCCAATAACCACCACCGCAATTGAGGCCATTGATCCTTCAATGGATCCCATTTCAAGTGCTTTTGCAGATCCAACAGTATGCCCTGCCGTTCCTAATCCAAGGCCAGTACCAATTCTTGACTTATCAAGTCGGAAAAACTTAACTAGCCAATCGCCAAGAGCATAAATGATAACAGCATTTAAAATCACAGCCATCGCTGTAATTGAAAAGTTACCACCAATCGCAGTTGAAATTGGTAAAGCAATCGCAGTAGTGGCAGCCTGTGGCAGCATAGCAGCTATTGCCGAATCATCTAATCCAAACATCTTAGCTGTTCCTAAGATTAAGAATAACGAAATCACAGAACCAATAATCAGTGACAAAATAATTTCAAACCAATATTTTTTAACAATATCATTGCGCTTGTATAATGGAATAGCGAACGCAATTGTAGCGGGGTTTAGAAACCAAAAGATAATATCTCCACCCGGTTTATAAAATTTTGTATACGCTTGAATCGTTGTTGTTCCCATTAATTTTCCTAAAATTATCACGACAATAATACCCAAGACCATCCCAACAAATAATGGTTGAAATAAAAAAAATCCTTTACCAACTTTGAATAGCCATTGACCAATTAGGTACACGGCAATTGAAATAAAGATACCAAAAATTGGTTGCGCTAGTGTGGTTTCCATAATTAGTTCACGCTCCTTTTCAACTCATTTTCCTTTTCTTCTGGTGTCTCACTCGGTCGTTTCGAAATTTTATTTCTCAATGAGATTAATATCCAGGCTGTGTATGCCGTTACCACCAGCATCAGTACAGTTGAAATAATTACAACTGAAACAATCTGTAGCCCTTCGCTTTTCATAATATCCAAACTGCTAGCTAGCGACACCCCTGAAGGAACAAATAAAAATCCAATTAAACTAATCATAAATCCGCCAAAATTATCCACCCATTCTAATTTCACAATATGAAACGTTAATAACAAATACAATAAAACTAACCCAATGACTGGAGTCGGCACTGGAAAATTTGCTGGAAATAATGGTGAAATCAAACTAGAGACAAATAATACACATGCAAAAATACCCATTTGAATTAAAATTGGTGCTGATTTCTTTTCATTGTTCTTTTGTTTATCCATTATTTTTCCTCCTCATTTTTATCACCCTAATTGTACAAAAAAACCGCTAAAGCAAACGCTTTTAGCGGTTAATTAACAATTTATGCAGCTCAAATGCCCTTCATCGATTGTGAAATACCCTACATGCCCAATGCACGTTTCATTGCATTCACGAATGAACGACTAACTGGAACTTTGTTATCATCTGTCATCGTTAATTCATAGGTGTGATTAAAGCTTGGTTCGGTGGCCTTAACTTCATTTAAATTTATCAGAAAACTACGATGCACTTGTAAAAATTGATGTGGATCCAATAAATTTTGGAAATGAACAAGTGCTTGCTTGGTACGAAATTGATCTCGCTTGGTTACAACAATTAAATCACCGTTTTCCACATACACGGTAATAATATCCTGTTTATTAATCACTCGTGTCTTATCCTCGCTGGTGATTGATATCCGTGGGTTATTATGGCTTTTATTCGCATCATCACTACCTTCAATATTGGTACTTGCTCCTTTTTCAATTGCTTCGTCAACTCGAGATTGCTCAAAAGGTTTCAAAATATAATCGAGAGCATTAGCATTGAAGGCATCTAAAGCGTATTGATCGTATGCTGTTGCAAAAATAATTTGTGGACGTTTAGATATCTTTTTAATCTGATCCGCTAATTCAAATCCATTTTCATCCCCTAATTGGATATCTAAAAAGATCAAGTCAATTTGTTTGCTTACGATCAGTTGCTTCGCGTTACCAATTGAATCTGCCTCTAAAATAGATCCCACATTTTTATTTTGAGCTAATAAATATTTTAATTCTCCCCGTGCAAGGGGTTCATCATCAACAATTAAAACTTGCATCATGCCAGCTCCTCCTTTAGTGGAATATAAGTCGTTATAATTGTGCCATTTGTATCTGATTTAAATTCAAGTGCACTTGCTGGCCCATATATTCCAGTTAGTCGTTGATTCAAATTCTGTAGTGCCGTGCCACTACCATGTTCTGATGATACTTCTTCTTTTCCTAACCGATGCAACCGACTCGGCGCAATACCGTTGCCGTTATCAGCAACCTGAATTTTTAACCGCTGTTCCACTGCCACCACAGTAATCTGCACATGATTCCCTTTTTTTCGACCAGTAAATGCGTGCTTTAAGGCATTCTCTACTAACACCTGAATTGTAAATGGGGGCAATTTCACTTTTAAATTCGTTTGAATATCAAAATTAATTTCATATTTATCTGGAAAACGCGTTTGTTCCAGTGTTAAGTAGGCATCAACATGCTCTTGTTCTTGGGATAACGTAATCTCTGTTTGTCGGACGCCCATTAAATTAGCTCTAAAATAGGTGCTTAGTTGTAATAACAGCGTTCTTGCTTGCTCGCTGTCACGTCTAATCATTGCTGAAATCGTGTTAATCGCATTGAAAAAGAAATGTGGATTAATTTGTGCCTGTAACGATTTAATTTCGGCATCTTTCACCAATTTAGATTGTATTTCTGCCGCACCTAAAGCGAGTTGACTAGAAAAGATAGAGCCTAACCCCGTCGCCAATTGTTCTTCAACTGGTGTTAGCATGTAGCTATCCGTGTAATACATCTTTAGTGTTCCTACCACTTGATTATCTACATCTAGCGGAATCACAATTGCTGCCGCTAACGGACAGTCTGGGTTTGAGCATCCAATCTCTTCACGACTATGAGCAATCTTTATATGATTGGAATCAATTGCAGCTTCAGACAGCCTCGTCACCATTGCATTGTTAGGAACATGATGGTCACTTCCGGCACCCACATGTGCTAAAATTTGATTTGTGGAGGTCAAGCTGATCGCCGAAAAATTAGTATACCGTTTGATAATTTCGGCTACTTTAGTGGCGGATGTAACATTTAAGCCCGCACGAAAATATGGCAGTGTCCGATCAGCTAATTCCAAGACATCATGTGTTTGCATTGCACGCGCTTCTTGTTCTTGATTCAAAAATAGTTGAATAATTGACAAAAAAATAAATGTTCCAACTGCATTTAGTGTAACCATCGGAACCGCAATAAATTGAACTAATTTCCAACCGGTCGGACTAAAAAATAAAATAAAAACCATTTGAATGAGTTCCATTACCAAACCAACCACAATTCCTTGCATTGGTGTCATAACTACCAGCCGATTTTTACGTGTTTTACTTTGAAAAAACAGGCCAGCTAAAATTCCAATTAATGCAGAGCTAGGAATATAAAACCAGGCCGTCATGCTCCCTTGAATAACCCGATGAATCCCGGCGACTACACCGACAACTCCACCCACAAATGGTCCGCCAACAATCCCGGCGACGGTAATTGCCAAAATTCTGGTATTTGCGATTGAGTAATTTTGTGGAATTCCAGTTAAAATAACTGATGAAATTAAATTATTTTGCGGACTAATTTCAATTCCGGTTAAATTTGAGACAATCGCAAAAACAGCAAAAATTAAAATTAATTGAACCTTGGCGTTGAACGAATTCTGGTGAAAAAGTAATCTTCGAAACAAGCGAACATTAACAAGTAAGAAAGCCAAAATAATGACAATCCCCACTCGTTCCAACATCAATAACGATAAATTCAGCATAATTATTACTATCTCCTTAAAAAAGAAGTGCGAATAAACTGCCAGTTTTCTTAAAAACCAGTAAAGTTCACTCGCACGTTAAAAATTAATATTCAATTCCAAAATCAAAAAGTCATGACTACACTACTTGTGATAAACAAATCCTTCGGCTGGCACCCGAATCATAGTATATCGATTGGCTACATGACCACTACGCATTCCAATTCCGTTTAAAATAGTTTGCTTATACCTAATTGTCATGACCGCAACAAACGCCTTACCATTTTTAGTATCCTGTGCTTTAAGTTTTGCCAGATCCCACGGATAAACAGATGCAACCACATTCATCGGAACCGGTCCATCTACAACTGTCCCGTTATGCCCACTAATCGTGTATTTGTTATGTTTCAACCAGTATGAGTATGACACAACCGGCTTATCACCGGAAGTTCCTCGATGTGCCTGAACATAATAGAAATCATCCTTAATTGGAGTCAACACAAGCGGGTGATATTTAGTTGAAATCTCAACTTCATTTTTATTTGATAAATCAACCTGCCGAAAAAATGTCAAATAAAACATTGAAACCAGCGCAATTAGTGCCACTGCTAATAGGCCAGTGTATTGCCATGTGTTCTTCCACGCAAAAGCTTTTTTTGTTCTGACAATTAACATTAATTGTTTAACCCGAATAAAATGAATCACATATACAAAGTAAGCGACAACAATAATCCATAAGATAATTCCAACCCAATTCCAACCTGTCCACATATGCGTTACTCCTATCCTAACTCACGTCTTTGATTAAGATTATGCCACAGATAAACAACAAAATCTCGCAAACATAACTTTTCTATCTATTTTACCGAAAAAACGCTACAATAAATATAGGTAATTAAGTGATTTTAAAAATTCTGAAGGAGTGAGTTCATGAGTGATTTAAGTAAACTAGCAGAAGAAATTATTGCATTTGAAAAGCAAAAGCATATGGCTGATAACGATGTAGCCTTTGGTAGTCAGCTTTCTGTTGAACGGATCCATAATATTAAATCAATGACTAGCGCACCAACTGACGAAGAAGTCCGATTATTACGAAGATTCATGAAAAACACAAAGTAATTTAACATTTTTTATTTAAACTAAAATATCAATACGTTGTTTTTAAATTTCAGTTATCGTCTGCTTTCCCGAAATTTAGGACTTTGCGTAAATTATTAACCACGTTATGTGGTTTTTTTATTGTTATTATAAATTAATTTGTATGCTGCAAGACGTTGACACAACAGGGTAATTGATGATATTCTATCCTTAGTTAGAAATCTTAGTTAATTTTTAACAATTGTAATTATTTCTTATCATTTTAAATTAACTACAATAGATTTTACTTATCACATTTCCAAAGGAGAGCGGATTAATGAAAAACAATCAACCAATGGATCATAAAATGCATTATAAGATGTATAAGCAGGGCCGTAAATGGGTCTTTGCTGGAATCGCAGCTTTTGCAGTCGGTTTAGGTGCTACTGGTGTTTCAGCTCACGCTGATACAGCTAACTCCGTTAACGACACAGATCAATCAGCAACCACGACTAGTAGTGCTAATTCCACCACTAATGATAGTAATGTTGCTGTTTTAAGTACTGGATCTTCAGTTGCTAGCAGTGCCAGCGATGACTCTGCTGCTAACTCCGCTAGTAACTCTGCCAGTGTAGCAGCCAAGGCTGTAAGTGCGGCTGCTTCGACAGCTACTAGTGACGCCAGCACAGCTGCTTCAACAACTGTTTCAGCAACATCGACTAGCAGCGATGCTAGTTCAGCAGCTCAGTCCAGTGCAACTAGTACCACCAGCTCGGCTGCTTCAAGCACAACAAGCACTTCGGCTGAATCAACCGCCACTTCTTCAGCTACTGGCAGTTCAGCAGCAAGTAGTGCAGTATTAGTAACTGAAGATGCTAGTGTGATTGCAGCCGCTAAGTCAGCTGCAATGCAAGTATATGAAGAAACTGGTCAGGCACAAACAGTGACAGCCGTTGCTGCGGCTGCTACATCAACCCAACCAACATTTAGTTCCAACGCAACTTTACAAGCATTCATCGAAAGTGTCGAAGCCGGAGCTATCGAAGGCTGGACAAAATATGGCGTCCTTCCTTCAGTAACTGTCGCTCAAGCAATTCTTGAAAGCGGCTGGGGTAAATCATCATTATCAACCCAAGCACACAACTTGTTTGGCATTAAGGGTACCTATAATGGCAACTATGTTAATTATCCTACCAAAGAATATATTAATGGCACCTATGTTACCGTCTATGCTCAATTTAGAGCTTATGCAAATAACTCCGAAAGTGTCGCCGATCATGGCTACTTCTTGTACTCAAATTCACGCTACAGCAATTTATTAGGTGTCACTAATTACAAGACAGTAACATCTTTGTTGCAACAAGATGGCTATGCTACTGATCCAAACTACACCACCTCACTGAACAGTTTGATTGCGCAATATAATCTGACTCAGCTGGATACCATTGCATTGGCTGGTGCTAGCATTTCCGGTACCGGCTCAAATTCATCATCTGGTTCAAGTTCATCATCTAATTCAAGTAGTAATTCAACGTACTACACTGTCAAGAGTGGTGACACATTGTCAGGAATTGCTAGTAGCTACAGTACAACTGCCGCTGCATTAGCAACATTAAATAGTATTAGTAATCAAAACCTGATTTACGTTGGACAAACACTATTAGTTAAACAAGGGTCAAGTTCTTCTACTGGTTCGTCAAGTTCTAGTTCTTCTAGTTCAACCAGCGGCTCAACCTACACAGTTAAAAGTGGTGATACATTGTCAGCAATCGCTGCTGCCTACGGTACAACCACTTCAACCTTAACTTCATTAAACAAGTTGAGTAATGCCAACTTGATTTATGTCGGCCAAGTTCTGACAGTTAAGTCCGGTTCGTCATCAAGTTCTAATTCATCATCGTCATCAAGTTCAGCTTCAACTTACACTGTTAAGAGTGGTGATACGCTATCTGGAATAGCTGCTAAATATGGTGTTAGCTGGACTAGCTTAGCATCTAAAAACAGCATTTCAAGTCCTTACACGATTTATGTCGGCCAAACATTAACTGTAACTGGTTCGTCTAGTTCATCAAGCTCATCGTCATCAAGTAGCGCTTCAGCGACTACTAGTGGCACATATACTGTTAAGAGCGGTGATACCTTATCAGCTATTGCAGTCAAATATGGCACAACATCGAGCGCATTAGCTAGTGCTAATGGCATTTCAAATGCCAATGCAATCTATGTTGGACAAACAATCAAAGTGAGCGGTTCAAGTAGCTCATCCAGCTCTAACTCAAGTTCTTCAACAAGTGGCTCGTCATATACTGTTAAGAGTGGTGATACGCTTTCTGGGATTGCTGCTTCTAAGGGAGTTAGTTGGTCTAGTTTAGCAAGCAAAAATGGTATTTCAAGTCCCTATACGATTTATGTTGGACAAACAATTAAATTCTAAAGTTTAAATAGTTCCAATTTAAACTTGCACGTATAAATACTATCAACACTCATATGCGTGTTGACATAATAAAGAGGATGAGCAAAAACTCCGTTTTTGCTCATCCTCTTTATTATTTACGAACTTTTATTGCTAAAACGTGGGCAATAAGGCAGATTCTCTTCGATGTCCATATTACTAAGCCGAAAACCGGCAAGTAATAATGGCTTCCGCTTAGCTACGATTAACAAACGATCCAAAGTCCGGATCATTCGTTAATCTAGGCTATGCTCAGAATCTAATCGCCTTATTGCCCACCCTCTTATATTTAAGTTAATTAATTTTCACGCAACTAATTGAAAGCTTATTTTAAAGATGGAACCCAGGCTCTACCTCAGAATATTGAAACAACGAGGCAGTTGCATCCCAAATTCTTTGTGCTACTCGACTATGATTCATCGTATAAAGGTGGACTCCATCAACACCATGCGATACTAAGTCCACGATTTGATCAATAGCATAAGCAATTCCAGCATCCCTTAAGGCTTCTTTATTGTCCGCATAATGATTTAAAATAGTAACAAACTTTTCTGGCAACGGTTTGCCTGAAATCTTCGCCATTCGTTCAATCTGATTCTTATTAGTAACTGGCATGATACCAGCTTCAATTGGAACTGAAATTCCGGCTGAACGTGTTTGTTCCACAAAATCATAAAAACATTGGTTTTCATAAAACACCTGGGAAATCAGGTGATCTGCACCAGCATCAACTTTGCGTTTTAAATTGATAATATCAGTTGTCAAATTGGCTGCCTCCTGATGACACTGTGGGTAACAAGCTCCTATTATTTGAAAACTATCAGCTTGTTCTTTAATGAAACTAACTAATTCATTAGCATGGGTAAAATCGCCAACAGGATTTTTACCAGTAATTTTGTCACCTCGTAGTGCCAAAATATTGGTAATATGATGATCGCTTAACTCCGCCAGTAATTTACGCACATCTTCCCTAGATTGATAAAGACCAGGAATATGGGCAACAGCCGGAATGTTTAAATTATTTTGAATGAAATCCGCAATTTCTACCGTCTGATTTTGTGCACCAATTCCGCCTGCTCCGAGGGTTACTGAAATAAAGTCCGGATGAATATGGTCCAAATTAGTCAACGTGTTCCTAATTTTATCAACTGGCGCCTCCCCATGTGGAGGAAATACTTCGAAAGAAAAAACGGTTTTATGTTTAAAGATATCGGTTAGTTTCATAGCACTAACTCCTTACTTTTTTAGTAG
This window encodes:
- a CDS encoding ABC transporter substrate-binding protein/permease, with amino-acid sequence MIKKVLKGLTLALLSVLLVLPILSGSANAATNESNSSSQASSSSSSAITTGQEDSLAKIKQKGEIVLGTSPDYPPYEFMAKGKVVGMDVEIAKKIAKDMGVKLVIKKMSFDSLLVALQTGKVDMVISGVNPTAKRAKSVDFSKSYYKAGQYILVNKADKGVYKDMTSFSGKTLGAQTGSLPYNIAKKQAKNAKVKGMEQVSDLVIALKTHKVDGVVLDQPTAEAYAKNDSSIVAKDGKFKLGSSETSDVVALAKGSTSLRTQVNKSIDSIKSQNLVEKKYLKTAGSYMKVNTANTSMWHYWKYFATGVEYTIGVSAVSVVAGFILGILLAFMRLSKLRILKWLGTAYVEFVRGTPLMVQILFVYFGLGVIVNIPALLSGIIAVSLNSGAYVCEVIRGGIISIDKGQKEAARSLGMNAHDTMYSVVLPQAIRNIWPALGNEFVSLIKETSIVSIIGVSDMIYQLKIVQADTYRGVIPIFITMVLYFILTFTISRILRHYEIKMNKKVDTLV
- a CDS encoding ammonium transporter; translated protein: MNAANTSFLVIASILVLFMTPGLAFFYGGLVSKRNVVNTMLSVFFICGLAILLWIAFGYTLSFSGNYAGIVGNLHHFFHQGINLTSLTATKIPVGLYSIFQMMFAIITPALFVGAVVGRMRFKFLLLFIVFWSILVYYPMVHMVWSPHGILASIGTMDFAGGTVVHIDAGVTALVLSMFLGHRLSYEKTTKHYNLPWVLLGTAILWIGWYGFNAGSALAINNIAVQATMTTTVATASAMITWLLIDMFRTGKPTLVGTCTGTLCGLVGITPAAGYVTIAGAFWIGIVATFASYLFVNVLKPKLGIDDALDAFGCHGVSGIIGSLATGLLATKSVNSGIAESGLFYGGGWHLFGVQLLATVVTIIFVSVMVAIIVVALKAVVPMRVTEVEELEGLDIGEHGEQVDYTVGRDSEINDYQKEFTGQLAKLNNQFKMHNNWNRN
- the lrgB gene encoding antiholin-like protein LrgB — encoded protein: METTLAQPIFGIFISIAVYLIGQWLFKVGKGFFLFQPLFVGMVLGIIVVIILGKLMGTTTIQAYTKFYKPGGDIIFWFLNPATIAFAIPLYKRNDIVKKYWFEIILSLIIGSVISLFLILGTAKMFGLDDSAIAAMLPQAATTAIALPISTAIGGNFSITAMAVILNAVIIYALGDWLVKFFRLDKSRIGTGLGLGTAGHTVGSAKALEMGSIEGSMASIAVVVIGVVVDLIVPTFAHFIGL
- a CDS encoding CidA/LrgA family protein: MDKQKNNEKKSAPILIQMGIFACVLFVSSLISPLFPANFPVPTPVIGLVLLYLLLTFHIVKLEWVDNFGGFMISLIGFLFVPSGVSLASSLDIMKSEGLQIVSVVIISTVLMLVVTAYTAWILISLRNKISKRPSETPEEKENELKRSVN
- a CDS encoding LytR/AlgR family response regulator transcription factor, with translation MMQVLIVDDEPLARGELKYLLAQNKNVGSILEADSIGNAKQLIVSKQIDLIFLDIQLGDENGFELADQIKKISKRPQIIFATAYDQYALDAFNANALDYILKPFEQSRVDEAIEKGASTNIEGSDDANKSHNNPRISITSEDKTRVINKQDIITVYVENGDLIVVTKRDQFRTKQALVHFQNLLDPHQFLQVHRSFLINLNEVKATEPSFNHTYELTMTDDNKVPVSRSFVNAMKRALGM
- a CDS encoding sensor histidine kinase; this translates as MLNLSLLMLERVGIVIILAFLLVNVRLFRRLLFHQNSFNAKVQLILIFAVFAIVSNLTGIEISPQNNLISSVILTGIPQNYSIANTRILAITVAGIVGGPFVGGVVGVVAGIHRVIQGSMTAWFYIPSSALIGILAGLFFQSKTRKNRLVVMTPMQGIVVGLVMELIQMVFILFFSPTGWKLVQFIAVPMVTLNAVGTFIFLSIIQLFLNQEQEARAMQTHDVLELADRTLPYFRAGLNVTSATKVAEIIKRYTNFSAISLTSTNQILAHVGAGSDHHVPNNAMVTRLSEAAIDSNHIKIAHSREEIGCSNPDCPLAAAIVIPLDVDNQVVGTLKMYYTDSYMLTPVEEQLATGLGSIFSSQLALGAAEIQSKLVKDAEIKSLQAQINPHFFFNAINTISAMIRRDSEQARTLLLQLSTYFRANLMGVRQTEITLSQEQEHVDAYLTLEQTRFPDKYEINFDIQTNLKVKLPPFTIQVLVENALKHAFTGRKKGNHVQITVVAVEQRLKIQVADNGNGIAPSRLHRLGKEEVSSEHGSGTALQNLNQRLTGIYGPASALEFKSDTNGTIITTYIPLKEELA
- a CDS encoding LVIS_2131 family protein, whose translation is MWTGWNWVGIILWIIVVAYFVYVIHFIRVKQLMLIVRTKKAFAWKNTWQYTGLLAVALIALVSMFYLTFFRQVDLSNKNEVEISTKYHPLVLTPIKDDFYYVQAHRGTSGDKPVVSYSYWLKHNKYTISGHNGTVVDGPVPMNVVASVYPWDLAKLKAQDTKNGKAFVAVMTIRYKQTILNGIGMRSGHVANRYTMIRVPAEGFVYHK
- a CDS encoding LBP_cg2779 family protein; this encodes MSDLSKLAEEIIAFEKQKHMADNDVAFGSQLSVERIHNIKSMTSAPTDEEVRLLRRFMKNTK